From the Globicephala melas chromosome 8, mGloMel1.2, whole genome shotgun sequence genome, the window atgataaaagaaaaaaaaaatgcccaggaTACCATTCCAGACTCAAATCAGCCCAAGTCATCCTATTTTTCACCTTATGTTGCTTATCATGCCTAGTACCTGTAGCCCAGTAGTAAATATCCCAGTCATTACTGGGTTCATTAATCAGGCGATCATAGAGGTTCAGTTGTTTCTCTGTCATGTGGTGCAGATGTGCCTTAGCGAAGAGGctagaaacaagaaagaaaaagaagttgaaaagCCTGCCTCCGGTCCAAGAGAAGTGCTATCCCAACTCCTATCCCCTTACCTGAGAAGGATGCAGTTTTCCAGCATCCCCCTCTTCCTGCTCTCATAGAGCAGCCGGGCCCTTTTGGTTTCTATGGATTCATCAGTTCGCTCCTGCCATGGAGGCAAAGGGATTTCAATCATGTCCTTCTGGGAATCTGTCGGGCTGTCACCTCTGTAGCAGCGTCTGAATGATGTCACTCTGAGTGAAGGAGACACTAGGTGGCGTCTTGACAGAGCAAGCACCTGAAACAAGTAAGTCACAAAtatcacaggttttttttttttttggcctcgacctgcgggatcttagttccccgaccagggatcgaatctgcgccccctgcagtggaaatgcagaatcttaaccaccggaccaccagggaagtccccacaaacATCTTTTTAACAAGGACGACCATCTTTGTCATTCACTCAACACTTACTAGGTGCAAAATGCATTTGATCTCCTTCAGTCCTTAAGAAGTTATGctgattttataataactataaatggagtttaatctttaaaaattgtgaactaCTACGTTGTACCCCTGAAACTTataaaatactgtaaatcaactatacctcaataaaaaaaaaaagaagttatgctGATACTGTCCCCGCTTTACAGCttaggaagctgaggctcggagAGGCTGAATGACTTACCAAGTTCACCCAAACAGTAACTACTGTGAAGACTGGAACCACCCGTGACTGCAAACATGTTCTTAACCAGTGTCTTTCCAGAACCTCTCCAgcagaaatattttctctttcctttgcattCCCTTAAAATTCTTACAATATGGTTTGCATTCTAATCACCTGCCTGTGTTAAAATCTGAGCATACGGTGATGGTATGGCCCCTAATTCCCCAAAGTTTCCCAATCTAGAGAAGGGCAAAAACTATCAAGATgcaacgagggcttccctggtggcgcagtggttgagaatctgcctgccaatgcaggggacacgggttcaagcactggtctgggaggatcccacatgccgcggagcaactgggcccgtgagccacaagtactgagcctgcacgtctggggcttgtgctccgcaataagagaggctgcgatagtgaggcccacgcaccgcgatgaagagtggcccccacttgccacaactagagaaagccctcgcacagaaacgaagacccaacacagccaaataaataaaataaaataataaatttataaaaacaaaaatgtataaaaaaagatGCAATGAGAAGGTGGTGACGTCAGCAAGATGGTGGAACAGGAAGTCCCACACTCTCCTTCTCCCACGGAGACACAAACTACCCAACAATACACCGACCAATTCCCTTTATGAGAAATCCAGAAACCAGCTAAGAGGCTCCTGAACCTCAGGTGAGCACAAAGCCAGCTGCACTGCAGCTGGAAGAAAAATTCATGGTACTCATTCAACATAGTCCCTCCCCTATGCCCTGGCTTAGCCCAGTGCAACTGGAGAAAATTCTCAGCTCCTGGCTTCTCcctgggagggaaagaaaagactgaAACATACACCCAACATGCAGCCTTTCAGGGGGATGCCCGATCGACTAGTGTCTGTCTTGTCTGAATCTAAGTGTGACGGAAAAGACGCCAGGTTGGGGGCTGCTGAGAAATAGGTGAGGGTTTGGACTAGCATACACTCACTCGCCATCGTCCCTACCTGTGGCTTAGCACAAAACAAGCAGAAGAAAACCCCCAATTCCTGACTCCTACCTGGGGAGGAAGAGGTAGAATGTGTGTCCTACGTTCCAGCTTTTCGGGGAGCTGCCTGCGAGAATGGCTTCTGTCTTGCCTGTCTCAGAGCACTGACAGGACCCAGCATACTCTAGATATTTGGGGTCCTCTGAAAACCAAAGAGAGCTGGCCGGcttgctgctgcttctgaggACCTATGGTACAGCCGACAGAGGCcaatggaaagaaaggaggagcaTGCATCCAAAACTCCTGCTTTTCAAGGAGCTGCACAAGGGACTGGTTTCCGTCTTGGCCAACCTGCAGCGCTCATGGGACCTGGGATACTCTGAAGCCTGGGGGCTGCTGAGGAGAGCTGGGAGGCTTGCGGCAGCTCCAGAGAACC encodes:
- the SDHAF2 gene encoding succinate dehydrogenase assembly factor 2, mitochondrial translates to MAVAAVFPALPRVLALSRRHLVSPSLRVTSFRRCYRGDSPTDSQKDMIEIPLPPWQERTDESIETKRARLLYESRKRGMLENCILLSLFAKAHLHHMTEKQLNLYDRLINEPSNDWDIYYWATEAKPAPEIFENEVMALLRDFAKNKNREQRLRAPDLEYLFEKPH